In Balearica regulorum gibbericeps isolate bBalReg1 chromosome 2, bBalReg1.pri, whole genome shotgun sequence, one DNA window encodes the following:
- the LOC104636548 gene encoding putative G-protein coupled receptor 141, whose amino-acid sequence MPNSSITQQNHSSNEMLPYTSDRFHNVLMALYIINLAGGTLGVIMMSHQLFQRRSQSMMTIIIINLLVLHTFLLLSIPFRLSYYILREWKFGRFACKLASAIIYLHMYTTFAFYVAIIIIRLFQLELRKCYTTTWVAAVWLVGVLVITPVFLSYYGTSKTYNSSECFQFHKEIQEPPMVIINYCLVGILVTVCAVLTVIQLSVIYRLAVKYWPDINSHVEFRAQAKSFFFILVTLACFMPHHVFRAYYIQNYNLDKDQKLLPYNEVFLALTTMCCLDMLCFIAGIAH is encoded by the coding sequence ATGCCTAACAGCAGCATAACCCAGCAGAACCATTCCTCCAACGAGATGCTGCCGTACACCTCAGACAGGTTCCACAATGTTCTTATGGCCCTGTACATCATCAACCTGGCTGGCGGCACCCTCGGGGTCATCATGATGTCCCATCAGTTGTTTCAAAGGAGATCACAATCTATGATGACCATTATCATCATCAACCTCCTGGTGCTGCACACCTTTCTGCTACTCAGCATCCCCTTCCGCCTCAGCTATTACATTTTACGGGAGTGGAAATTTGGGAGGTTCGCCTGCAAGTTAGCAAGCGCCATCATCTACCTCCACATGTACACCACCTTTGCGTTTTACGTGGCTATCATCATAATACGCCTCTTCCAACTCGAGCTTAGGAAGTGCTACACTACAACCTGGGTGGCTGCTGTCTGGCTGGTGGGAGTGCTGGTGATCACACCTGTTTTTCTCTCGTACTATGGCACCTCTAAGACATATAACTCCTCCGAATGCTTTCAGTTCCACAAGGAGATACAGGAGCCGCCCATGGTGATCATAAACTACTGCTTGGTTGGGATTTTGGTGACAGTTTGTGCTGTTCTCACAGTAATCCAGTTGTCTGTGATCTATAGACTGGCTGTGAAATACTGGCCTGACATCAACTCCCACGTGGAATTCAGGGCTCAGGCAAAGAGTTTCTTCTTCATCTTGGTAACATTAGCGTGCTTTATGCCTCATCATGTATTCAGAGCATACTACATCCAAAACTACAACCTGGATAAAGACCAGAAACTACTCCCATACAACGAAGTTTTTTTAGCTTTAACAACAATGTGCTGCTTGGATATGTTGTGCTTCATAGCAGGAATAGCCCACTGA